Proteins encoded within one genomic window of Bradyrhizobium sp. 186:
- a CDS encoding ABC transporter substrate-binding protein gives MSAITTITRRKLLKAAGAAASGIALPAVWSGRASGAEQITVADVGGAPGQALRTAFYDPFEKASGIRVEGVAHESDPVTQFRLVVDTGSKIWDVCMVTPDDVARLTSDKNYLEPLDISKGPDDDLIPGALMPNWFGFSAYGIVMAYRTDVYKKEAPTGWADFWDTARFPGRRGLYRNPKGVMESALLADGVAPKDLYPLDIDRAFAKLDKLRSDVAVWWTSGAQNTQILQSGEVDMADTWSARAFAAIDGGAPVNIVWKGLYSIDGWSIPLGTSKLKQARDFIKFCMQPERQAAYSSIVANGPSNLKAYKFIAPERAKILPTLPDNLAGLTVRDYAYWGKNYAAVSDRFQEWLLTGGKR, from the coding sequence ATGTCTGCCATCACCACGATCACGCGACGCAAGCTTCTGAAGGCTGCCGGCGCGGCTGCGTCGGGCATTGCACTCCCGGCTGTCTGGAGCGGACGGGCCAGCGGGGCGGAGCAGATCACCGTCGCCGACGTCGGCGGCGCGCCGGGACAGGCGCTACGGACCGCCTTCTACGATCCATTCGAGAAAGCCAGCGGCATTCGCGTTGAAGGCGTCGCCCATGAATCCGACCCGGTGACCCAGTTCAGGCTGGTCGTCGATACCGGCAGCAAGATCTGGGATGTCTGCATGGTGACGCCCGACGACGTGGCACGCCTGACCTCGGACAAGAACTATCTCGAGCCGTTGGATATCTCCAAGGGCCCGGATGATGACCTCATTCCCGGCGCGCTGATGCCGAACTGGTTCGGCTTTTCGGCTTACGGCATTGTCATGGCCTATCGCACCGACGTCTACAAGAAAGAGGCGCCGACCGGTTGGGCGGACTTCTGGGACACCGCCAGGTTTCCGGGACGCCGCGGCCTCTACCGCAATCCGAAAGGCGTGATGGAATCGGCGCTGCTGGCCGACGGCGTGGCACCGAAGGATCTCTATCCGTTGGATATCGATCGCGCCTTCGCCAAGCTGGACAAGCTTCGCTCGGATGTGGCGGTTTGGTGGACGAGTGGCGCCCAGAACACCCAGATCCTGCAGAGCGGCGAAGTCGATATGGCGGATACGTGGTCGGCCCGCGCCTTTGCCGCAATCGATGGCGGTGCACCCGTCAACATCGTCTGGAAGGGGCTCTATTCCATCGACGGCTGGTCGATCCCGCTCGGCACGTCGAAGCTCAAGCAGGCACGCGACTTCATCAAATTCTGCATGCAGCCGGAACGGCAGGCGGCCTATTCGAGCATCGTCGCGAACGGTCCGAGCAACCTGAAGGCCTACAAGTTCATCGCGCCGGAGCGCGCGAAGATTCTGCCGACGCTGCCGGACAATCTCGCCGGTCTCACCGTGCGCGACTACGCTTATTGGGGCAAGAACTACGCTGCGGTCTCCGATCGTTTCCAGGAATGGCTGCTGACGGGCGGAAAGCGCTGA